The nucleotide window GCTTATTTTGGCAAGTACCGCAAAAGTCATGGCATTATAACTCCCTTTATGAAAAGAACATCTATTCCAATTTTACCAGATAGTGGACAACCAATTGACGAAAAGTATATTAAGAGTTTCGAAGCTGGGCTAAAATTTGTTAAAGGTGAAGAGTATATTAAACGTTTAGCTATGATTGGTATGATGTATTTGCAAAATGCCGTTGCTTATGATAATAAAGACCTCTATTTGAAGGCTAAGGAATACTTATCAAAGGCTGAGGAGGCTATGAAGGGAAAGGATGTGAGATTTGAGACTAGATTGTTGGTTGATAATTTGAGGAGTAAGATTGAAACGTATAAGTACCGTTTCGGAGAAAGATAAGCAATATCTGGCTAAACTGAGGAGTTATCTAAATAAAAAGAAAATTCTGAGTATAGTACACCACACGCTTTATGAGAAATTGAGAGAAGAGATCTCATTACCATCAAATATGGTTGAAAACCGTTATAGAGACGCTGTCTCAATATACAAGGTATGGCATAATAATCCTGACACAGAAAAGACAAGCCTCGCCCCTTCCAGCGATAGACCCAAAATCATCTTACAAAAATAATTCTGATTGAACAATATTAAATTTGTTAAACATAACCAAGTTTATAACAACATTAAGAATTCAAGAAATTGGAAAAAAGGTTTAAAGCGAGAAAATCGGTATTACCATAAGGGTTTACGGTATGCCAATTCCCTCATTAAACATTCAACAAATAGTGTATAAATTACTTTCCATGATTAACTTCCACGGGAGGAAGGGAGAGGAAGCTACAAAAACCTCGGTCTCAGCATCATTACACAACGATTCAGTGGAAAAACGTTTCCAAAGCTTACAACGTATCACCACAAACAGTGAGGAATTACGTTGAAGAACAAGGATTACAAGTAGTGGAAAAATACTGGAATAAGTGAAACAAATCTCACTCGAAACGCTTAAGGACGTGAAGGAGATAGATCTATCATTAGATTGGACAACTTGGTACGGAAAACTTGTAGAAGGTTTGGGAAGCTCAGAAAAGGGATACTCGTGGAACTACACAACAACGACGAAATACGAGGGAAAAATCCTCATACTCGCCTTCATACCGCAAGTTAATGACAAAGGATGAGATTGTCAAGATCTTGATTGAACAAGTGGTTGCAATGGGATTTAGGATTAAACTGATAGCACTTGATGCAGGATTTTACACGGTTGAGGTGATAAAATTCATATCCCAGTTCAACTACATTATTGGAGTTCCCGTTAGTGATGTCAAGATCTACGAGGAGTTTGATGGTGAATATGTTACGAATAGTAAGAGGCGTAGTAAGGGTGAGCAGGTTAAATTTAGGCTGATCGTGTATAGGGAGAAGATCAAGAGGAAAAAGAAGGAGGTTGTTTACTTCGCCAGGGGTACAAATCTCGATTTACCCAAGAATAAGGTCTTGGAGTAACAAGGTGAGGAATCCGATAGAAACGTCTTATAAGAGTGTTAAATCGTTCCTCCCCTTTACGTGTTCAACAAAGTTCATTTTCCGCATGTTAATCTTCTTACTTGACGTGCTCGTTTACTCCTTGTACACTATCCTCAAGGATAACGTGAAAATGAGGACTTTCAAATCACTAATTTCAAAAAATATTGAAAATATATCTGAGATAGAGATTTATTTAAGTAAATTGGAGGAAACGCTTACTAATACTACAGGTTTATTTTTAAGGAGGTGATTTTTGGGAGTACCGGTTAGGGCGGGGTAGCTCACAGATATATAAACCCTATGAAAGTCTGATCCCTATTTCGAATGCAGATATTCCTAAAATAAGTCCATAATAATATATGGCCAATAAGTGCTATTATGAAAACATCAGGTAATATGCTGCTGCCATTGATCCCAGAAAATGTATCATTACTGGTGCAAACATAGTCATGGCAACTGGAATGAAAACTACTACATAAACAATTAAACCCGTGGCTAAACCAAGTCCTAATGCCTTTAAACTGAATGTAAGATTTAATTGTCTTACATATAATACAATCACACCAAATATTACACCTATTACTATGCTGACCACAAAATGCGCAATCATGCCCACAGCTACAGCGTTACTCATTGATGCACCTAGAGCCATACCCATTACCATAGGAAAACCCTGCTGGAGGACGACCTAAGCTCATTGCCCCTATCATTAGCACTATGACCATTGCTATACCACCCAGGATTCCACCTATTATAGAGGAAATTATAATATTTTTGCTCTGAGATTTTCTTTCTTATTATCCATTTATCTTCACATACTCTAAACTTAATAATTGAACATACACAATAATTTCTTCATTGGATTATCCTAATTCATACTAGAAATTTTCACAATTAGTCGTTTTAATCGAGATGTAGCTAAGGAATTAGAACGTGAAAAAACGGCCTCTGAAAAAGGTTTATGTGAGAAGGTTATGAAATCTTTTTGTGGTAGTACTAGAATGAACCTCGTAAGCCCTTTCACATAAGCTTTTCTAAAATAATGTCTTTGTTAAAATTTCTATATCTTAAACGTTAAACGAGCGTTTTTCCATACTACTCCAATATTTTTACAAACGTTTTTTGAATTTCATGACTGTTTGAGAACACTCCCAAAAAACAAGCTTAATATATTTATGTTACATTAGTACTAACCGTGTCATACGACATTGCTGAGGAATTTTTGAGGAAGGGGTCGGACTTTCATTGAGGTTTCATGAATTTGTATTCAACCCCTCGTCCTCATACCCCTTATTTTCCTCCCCATGCCGTCTACGGGACTAACTCCCTTCAAGGACATGGGGAGTTTCATTGGGTGCCTTCCTCCCCCTCACATTGCTCACAGAGTTCATTGTGGCACCCTCTAACTTAATGTTAGCATGAAAGTTTATAAATTTTAATGCTTCTAACATTCTTATGGAGCAAATAGTTTTCAGATCAACGGTCTCAAGTTATGGTACAGATAAGTATGGGAATAAAAGATATGGCATAACAATACCTTCAAAACTAAGGGATAAGGGTGAGAAATTATACGGCAAGGAGGTGATTGTAATTGTTATCCTACCAGATGATGAGGAGTAAATTAATAGGGTCTAAGGAAGCACTTGATAACTTTCAATTCGTCACAATAAACGGTAAAGTGATTTTCAACGAGAAAGACAAGGTTGTTAGGATTGCTAGGGTTTACTCACAAGTTGTTAAGAGTGCTATTAAACCGTTGTTTGATGGGAAGAGTGTTGATGAGTTAACTAAGGAGTTTTATAATGTTTTACCTAACTATGTTTATCTTGAAACTGCTTTAAAGCAAGCTAAGACAATTGTTGAGGGTTTGTTAGAAAGGGAGGAAGAGAGGGGTGAGATAATTCATGCAAGGATTAGAAAGTTCTGGTTTGGGAGTAGGGGTAATAAAAGTGATAGGGGTAATAGGAATATGAAGTTCCGCGTTTTAGAAGACCGCGTGTTAATTAAGGTTAGAGACCCGTGGAATAAGGAGTGGATTTTTGGGAAAGCTTATTTCGGTAAGGAGTACTTACCACTGCTTAAGGAGTTGGAGGATTTAGCTCAAAGGAAGGAGGAGGGTTACGGTGCTTTAGTAAGTTTTAAGGAAAAGTCGATGATTCACCTTCAAATCCCACTCTGGTTGTACTTGAAACACTTCTCTTTACCGAAGCCTACGGGTTACGGTTTGATTGCTGGTTTTGATTTAAATAGTGACAGACTGAACGTTGTTGTGATTAACAAAGATGGTAAAGTTATTACTACTAGAACTTTTTGGTATTCAGATGTTACTAGGCCAGGTTTTCCGAAAGTGAAAGCTAGGGCTTTACGGTTAAACGCTTTATCTAACTCCCTGGAGTTCCTATCAAGGATTGGTGTTGATTACGTCGTTTTTGAGGATTTATTCCTAGTTAAGAGGAGGAAGTTTATCAAGAGTAAAAGTGGTAATAGGAAGATTAGCAAATTTGCTAAGAAGCAGTTACTAATTCACGGTGTTATTAAATCTTTAAGGTTTGGTTTTAACGTCGTGTTGGTCAATCCTAAGGGTACTACTAACTCTGGGGAGCATGATAGGGTAATGAGGGAAAAAGGGTTTGACAAGCATACGGCATCAGCTTACTTAATAGCATTAAAAGGGTTAGGAATGTTGAATGATATTAAATGACATGAACTTCACGACTTATCGGAAACTGTTGACAACGGCAAAGGATTACTTAAAAGCTTCCGAACTGTCATTTGAGCACAACCTTTATGAAGCCTCAGCATTAAACAGTGAAATTTCAGCCCAACTCTCCTTAATTTTCAAGTTAGGAATAGAGCCTCCCCGAACTCACGGGATTAGAGAGTTACTTTCATTAATATACGCGAAACTTGGAGATAAAAGGATAAGTGACTTTACGAAGGAGAATAGAGAAAAACTCATTATTCTAGAGAACGTGAGAGGAAAGTCACAGTACGGTTTACCTCCAGTGTCTAGGGACGAGGCTGAAATAGCTTTAAGTACTGCGCAGGAAATACTAAAACTTGTAGAATCATTATGGAACCTATAGAGAAGATAAAGTTATTACGAAACTGGAGGGAAGCACTTAGAAAGCTTAACCTTGAAAGATTTGAAGAAGTATATGTGTTCGGCTCTGTAGTAAGCGACAAGATAACTGGGGCAAGTGATATTGACTTAATCTTGGTTATTAAACGGGGTGAAGATAGGAATAAAGCGCTAATAGGCTTCTTCGATGAGGTCGAGAGCAAACTAGGGGAGAAAGCATCATATCTGTTTGACGTTAAAGTAATTTATGAAGATGAGAAAGAATTACCGCCATACAAGTTCTTTCTCAGAGATGCAGTGAGAGTAAAATGACTTTGTCTGTAATATATTTACGTAACTTTTAGTCATTTCTAATTAACTTCTAATCCTCTTAAAGCTATTAGGTAAGTTGATGACATATGCCTATCAAGTTACCTCACGTTCATAACCCAAAGCTTAAAATCTTTATAGTTAATTACTCAGAGAGTATCACTATGAACTCTATGAGCAGTTGAGAGGGGGAGGAAAGTACTCAATGAAACTCCTCATGTCGTGAT belongs to Saccharolobus solfataricus and includes:
- a CDS encoding HEPN domain-containing protein; protein product: MILNDMNFTTYRKLLTTAKDYLKASELSFEHNLYEASALNSEISAQLSLIFKLGIEPPRTHGIRELLSLIYAKLGDKRISDFTKENREKLIILENVRGKSQYGLPPVSRDEAEIALSTAQEILKLVESLWNL
- a CDS encoding nucleotidyltransferase domain-containing protein, encoding MEPIEKIKLLRNWREALRKLNLERFEEVYVFGSVVSDKITGASDIDLILVIKRGEDRNKALIGFFDEVESKLGEKASYLFDVKVIYEDEKELPPYKFFLRDAVRVK